A stretch of the Cydia amplana chromosome 6, ilCydAmpl1.1, whole genome shotgun sequence genome encodes the following:
- the LOC134648864 gene encoding uncharacterized protein LOC134648864, whose product MMLGCGSVVLLVLNTDHRFYIEYNSWVYSKRQYAVDYKPDNSSTIRTEGCRIPFMRADEKSIREMGKDIHEIQPCPPHPLLGSNKTHIWIVKEYMFHYNLSSSSKLTCCYKSFYRPTSINDITASDIDDRVKYNSCRNFSDIIIVNDEFVRVVCSDTKTLFDSFYVFARERELVANSQKHLPYNILILGIDGVSRLSLHRTMPKTVNFLKKLGSVELLGYNKVGDNTFPNLIPLLLGKKDTELQDTCWPNSRSTFDNCPFIWERSQKAGFVTALAEDTSWLGTFNYVKRGFAGSPTDYYLRTFIHEAEHIAGTNKDGNSKLCMNEKFFYKILVDYVEDLTTTLKRKLFGFFWETTMSHDNLNYPMVMDDSYSDLFRKMYISGYLNETIIFLMSDHGMRWGKFRSTKQGFLEDRLPFVIALLPPSFRYNFNEAYNNLKINSHRLTTPFDMHATLADLMNLENIKNAKIISRSYDAYSSNRSISLFLPIPGNRTCESAAIEDHWCTCYRYTKIKSNSRVAKEAVKQVVSQLNGLLEDYPECARLTIAEVLEVTRLLPGSFKENKKYFIQLTVVVRTNPGGGEFEATIGREGGRGGKWSLAGSVSRLNLYGNQSYCAPTSELKLYCYCVNSTLTATELTSFVN is encoded by the coding sequence ATGATGCTTGGGTGCGGTTCCGTTGTGCTATTAGTACTAAATACCGACCACAGGTTTTATATCGAGTACAACAGCTGGGTTTATTCGAAACGACAGTATGCTGTAGATTACAAACCCGACAATTCCAGTACCATACGGACAGAAGGCTGCCGTATACCATTCATGCGAGCAGATGAAAAGTCAATTCGAGAAATGGGAAAAGACATACATGAAATACAACCATGCCCACCTCACCCTTTGTTAGGTTCAAATAAAACTCATATTTGGATTGTGAAAGAATATATGTTTCATTATAATTTAAGTAGTTCTAGTAAGTTAACATGTTGCTACAAATCCTTTTATCGTCCTACTTCTATTAATGACATCACAGCTTCCGACATTGATGACCGAGTTAAATACAATAGTTGTCGTAACTTTTCTGACATTATTATTGTAAACGACGAGTTTGTTAGAGTTGTTTGTAGTGACACAAAAACACTCTTCGACTCTTTTTATGTATTTGCTCGTGAAAGAGAACTAGTAGCTAATTCTCAGAAACACTTACCTTATAACATATTGATTTTGGGGATAGATGGAGTTTCTAGGTTAAGTCTTCACAGGACTATGCCTAAAACTGTAAATTTTTTGAAGAAGTTGGGTAGTGTGGAGTTATTAGGATATAATAAAGTTGGAGATAATACATTTCCTAATTTAATACCTCTGTTGCTGGGAAAAAAAGATACGGAATTACAGGACACATGTTGGCCAAACAGCAGATCAACTTTCGACAACTGTCCTTTTATATGGGAACGATCCCAGAAAGCCGGATTTGTGACGGCGTTGGCCGAAGACACCTCCTGGTTGGGCACTTTTAACTATGTCAAGCGCGGCTTCGCGGGCTCCCCAACAGACTACTATCTGCGCACTTTCATCCACGAAGCGGAGCATATTGCAGGTACCAATAAAGACGGTAACTCGAAATTATGCATGAACGAAAAATTCTTCTACAAAATTCTCGTAGACTATGTCGAGGACTTGACAACGACGTTGAAAAGAAAATTATTTGgatttttttgggaaacaacCATGAGTCACGATAACTTAAACTATCCAATGGTGATGGATGACAGCTACAGTGACCTTTTCAGAAAAATGTATATCTCAGGATACTTGAATGAAACAATTATCTTCTTAATGAGTGACCACGGTATGAGATGGGGAAAATTTCGCTCAACGAAGCAGGGATTTTTAGAAGATAGGTTACCATTCGTAATCGCCTTATTGCCCCCGTCGTTTCGATATAATTTCAACGAGGCATATAACAATCTAAAAATAAACAGCCATCGTTTAACCACACCATTCGACATGCACGCCACATTAGCCGATTTAATGAATCtagaaaatatcaaaaatgCTAAAATAATTTCTCGAAGTTACGATGCCTACTCTTCTAATCGTAGCATCAGTTTATTTTTACCTATCCCGGGGAACAGAACTTGTGAATCAGCTGCCATAGAAGACCATTGGTGCACATGTTATCGATATACTAAGATAAAGTCCAACAGTCGTGTAGCTAAGGAGGCTGTTAAGCAAGTAGTATCTCAGTTGAACGGTCTCCTTGAGGACTATCCAGAGTGTGCAAGGCTCACAATTGCGGAAGTTCTGGAGGTGACACGACTGTTACCCGGTAGCttcaaagaaaacaaaaaatattttattcagttgACTGTGGTGGTACGTACCAATCCTGGCGGTGGTGAATTTGAAGCCACTATAGGGCGTGAAGGTGGTCGTGGTGGCAAATGGAGTCTTGCGGGTTCAGTGAGCAGGCTGAACCTTTATGGAAATCAAAGTTATTGCGCTCCTACTTCCGAACTCAAACTCTACTGTTATTGCGTTAATTCGACGCTGACTGCCACGGAACTTACATCTTTTGTAAActag